DNA sequence from the Oreochromis niloticus isolate F11D_XX linkage group LG8, O_niloticus_UMD_NMBU, whole genome shotgun sequence genome:
CTAGGGCTTATACCCGAATGTAGCCCAGTGTATTTTCAGGCTTGTTTTAGTGAGTTTGATTAAATACTGTGATGCACTCCCGTTGTCCTTGTAATGTTTTCCAGAAAGTGGCAGGCATCATCATTGGAAAAACTGACGTCAAAAGCTTCCCTGACAGAAAAAGTTCGTATCCTGGCTGTATCTCTATCAGTGCACCTTCACCATTATTTTCAACATTCCTCCTCGTGCTCTGCACTTCAGTGTGTTGTACACCAGCGCCCTCTCCTGGTGGTGATTTTtaggtttcttttttctccGTTGAACTGCATCACTAAACTAACCCTCCATTTCTGAAATACAGATATTGGTATGGACAGATTCACTTTTGGCTTCACTGTTAAAGATTCTCCGGACTTCTTCATCAACGTGAGCGCTTGGGGAAATGATGCCTACGTCAACGGGCTGGCCAGCAGCATCAGCATTGGGGACTGTGGTGAGAAAGTCTTTCTCAAAGTTGTGTAGATTTCTTTTACTGTCCTCTTTTGCTTTTTaataaactgaaacatttttaatgtatttcttGCCTATAGACATTACATAATGATGCTTGGAAACAGAACTGCTTCTTTtgcttccttttcagtcacaATTGAAAACCCTTTAGTTGCCACCAAAGACCTGGAAAAAGGAGATCGATTTTGTCCTGCAACACCGAGGTAATTTAGCATTTTAAGACAGATGCTATCTAAGAAGCATGTTCTCCTTACTGTGCTTTTAGGTAGCTGATGGCAAGTGAGGCAAACATAATGTAATGCTGTGCAAAGCATGGTGTAACAGGGAGTAATGTGTAATGATAGCATCTGCTGTCTTAGCCACTACAGGCTGCTGGTGACGGAGGCTCATTCccaggtgtgtctgtgtgctgatATGGACACCATTGACAGACTGCTGTCATTGATTCACCTGCCTGTTAAGGACTCTAGAGATTTCTACTCTCTGGGAGACATAGTGGCCAACGGGCAAAAGCTGGATGGTTCGGTGATAAATATacttgctgctgtaaaatcggTAGGACACTTTAAGGCTTCAGTCACTCAGTGTTACATAGGAGAAAAGTTCACCTTTTATACACTTAAGGTTTTTGTGTAGAGTGCCTTAAGCTGTTAATCACAAatacttttttatttacatatttattgtgCTGATATTTTCATGAACCCACCTCACCTGCTTTTACTGAGGTTagtgtttttttccttattttcccaGAATGCTTTTCTGTACATGCATGGACAGATCAGTGTGCAGTAAAGAGGGCAATAAACATTACACCAACtagggaaataaatatttgagtTCTTGAAAAATGACATGTATCAAGATTAACTTCACTCTGATGTCCATGTAGTGTGTCATATGAGAATTTACCCCCAGTAGCTTAGCTTGCACtatttaaagattaaaaaactgCTTTAATAGCATCTGTAagatgattattttttaaaatgtggccAGAATGTGGCATAAAATGTTGATTATTGAACTCATTTTGCTGGATTTTGTTTTATGGCCAAATCCTGGCAGCTATATTTACAGTTTAGTTATTACAgtagtttttattttgtattcaaaTTCTCAGCAATCAAATAAGCAATGACCTTTTCAAAAGCATTCCCAGTTTTCCATAATGGCATTTTTAAAGACTCTTTAAGTGGGAAAGAaaactttctctctttctataTTAGCATGCAAAAGTTTTGTGCCACTGCTCATCGTCATTCTTTAAcactgaactctcttaggcagctttctttctttatgtagccaggaacagttctccaggcttctggAAGGACATTCAAAACTGGCTGCTGATTGTTCCATTGTTCATCAAGATGATCGcacactgctttaataatgttgaggtGGGGTCTCTGGAGAGGCCAGTCTATGACTGATAGTGTTactgatgatgatttgaaaCAGACATTTCAAATTCGTCTTTGTCACTCCAGAAGACCTGTTgggttttcagtccagttcttgtgtaattttcaTACCTAAGCCTTTTCTAcatgtttcccttccttaagaatggttTCTTGACAGTGAcgcttccactgagaccatttctgatgcgGCTTCAGTGAACTGTAGATGGAAAAACTGAAGGGCCAGAGGCAAGCTCTCAGAtactgtgtcaggtctttgctggattgttTCCTAGATTCTCAGATAGTGTTCATCTGCTAAACATAGTTTCTGCCCCTCAGTTGTAAAAGGCCAACGGAGTATTGTCGTACCGCACCTGTTAGACACCCAAagttgtgaatgtgataacttgagAACCAGAcacaggattttgaaattcatGCCATAGGTGCATCTTCTAAAAATCTCGTATTGCTCAAATCTCAGTGACATCGACCTCAAGGTTAAGGTCAGATGGTTAACTTCTCTGAAAATCACCTAGGATTTTCACATTGAACTGACAGcctgtgtttatttgttctgtAGCATCACAGGTTGTGTAAACTTAGTTTGACACTaaagaggaaataaataaaCGACAATCAACCAAATCAGATTTCCAAAgacaatacaataaaataaaaaccgtTCAGtacactgttttaaaaaaaatcctagaaaaacagtaatattccggcagctggggcgccaaaataataccagaaaataacagaaaataactttctcataaaaatacggttattttcagtaatgacaatacagtttgttgccctaattttacatgggattttgcctttttcaagtgcttttaaacattaaattaggaacatgttaatgtgagtaaacaatgaaattacctataaacaaggtcaatgaatgtggcaatatgaataataatatttaaatgtacagaaatatacagttagtttaaataataatggattgcatgccctgggacagaggcgaggctgccatatcacaccatcggcccctcaccagtaggtggtaggtgaagtgtcttgaccaagaacacaacaaccgagagtgtccgagccggggctcgaaccggcaaccttctgattacaaggcaaactgccaactcttgagccacgatcgccctaaatagcaataataataattattatttgatgtaaaaaaaagtttatgagaatcattttatatattgttccatagcattacattcgaatttaacagttcagtctttcaaataacggacacatatatatatttgtgaatgtattttaacaatctaaatatgcatatgtacagacaaatacattaaaaaaacaagaaaattgtgttttttaaattacagtgattttacgttaatttacatttgaaatgtgaaatcacagtctatttacgtaaatttaatgatattctagaagaacagaacaaaactgtaaaatacacagtaaaatacttttatattaggattttcTTTTACAGTGTAGAAACATTTATAGCATGTTTGTGCTTAGTAGATTCTTTGCCAAGTAACACATTGCAATCATATAAACTTGAGTATATTAAATGTATCCATATTTTAAGAGGTGGTTTTCAGTTagtaaaatatgtattttcCAACTTTGCTCCCACATTGATTACATTAGatggtgtttgttttgttttttcctctatCATAAACTGAACTATGGTGGAAAATAGGCTGTTAAAAGTTTCTTGAGCTGAAAAACAACTTTAAcaagaaaagagagggagggtaGTTAAAAAGTGGCTCGATGTTGGATTATTAAAGTCAGTCACGGAAAAGTCACATAACCTGTCAGAGAGACGCTGTGGTGGGAAGCCTGTTGTGTATGAGTGTGATGAGTGAGCGATCAAATAAGTTGAGTTTTCATTTACATCTTATAAATTGTCAATTAGGCTaaactgtgtctgtgtttgtgtgcgtgtggttTCATGGTGAatagttgttgttggttttggaACATACCAGCTCACCATAATGGCCCCAAAGTTCACACACGGGCCAGACCCGCCCTGATCTCAGTGTCACATGAAAGGGAGATAGTGTGATAGGAACTTCAAGTAACCGTGTTTGCATTTTCAGATCGGAGACACAAAGCAGTTCACCACTTCAGACGGACGCAGAGGGCAGAGGCTGGAAGTGAGGCTCTTTGATGACTCTGTCTCTTCCTTCCCCCTCGTCTGGTGTGTCAAAGGCATTTATTAATTTGGAAAATGAACGTAGATTTATTACTTCTGTTGCTTTTGTGCCATATTCCATCTTTACTGCCTCTTGGATCACCGCTGTGTCTCCTTAAGCAACCACAAATTTACATTAGCAATACAACGCCTTAGATTACCCCTCTGAACTACatgtgtgtttgatttttgaCTGTTCTCTCCCCTGAGTGACTCCCTGACCTCTGTCTCACTCACAGCTGGGACAGAGAAGCCATTCAGCTCATGCAACCTCTGATACCCAGGGAGACGGGTAGGTTTAGGGGCTGCTGCTCTTTCTCTGCCGCAGAAATGAATCTTTATTTAACTGTTATTCCTGCCCGTCATGTCCCATTAGCATATTGTGCCGAAGACAAACACAGCGGTGGTTACCTGAGATCCAACCGCGTGTTTGCGTTTAAGatggttttctgttgtttcaACTGTTTTTCTTCATTCCAAGTGCTCTTCATAGCCGACGCGAAGATCAGCTTTGACAGCTTTCGCAGCGGCATGGTGGCAACCGTTAACTCGAAAAGCATTATCACTGTCAATCCTGGTAAGAGATCACAGCGGCACTTACAAAAACATAGGCTctgatatgtctgtgaaggttctcactcatccaggtcatcgtagtcaagaggccgagagtcccagatttaaatctgggactctcggccatttgaccttagaactgaagaagcttctcggatgagaggtgaaacgtcttcaagcaacttaaagaagtccagacgcttttctttgcaaactcctttgacataGGCTCTGATAGAGATTTAAATGGTGTAATTGATCAAAAACAAGACTGAAATGCTGGCTTTGGACTTAACCAATCAGTCATGGTAGACAGTGAAAGAAATGGAGCTTTCCTTCCTGCTGTGCAGGGAGAGAAACATGCTAGAGTCAATCATAATTTGTTTTCAGACACCCGAGAGGCCAGCCTGCTGTTCAGCTATGCTAAAGAGGTGTCAGAGTCTGGAGCTCTGGATCAAGATGACATGCCAGAGGATGTTCCTGGTAAGTTATAATGAGTTCCTGTCATGACTTCCCCATATTCATATAAGTCATTCTGCTCATCTAAATGTAAAAGACTCTTTGAATTTGAGGCATCAGATGCTGTTATTTCCCCTGCTTTTGTCTTGGATCTTTAAGCAAAAGattatattatataaaataatgaTATTTTCAGTTACAGAGGGCATATAGGAAAGTTTAAAAGGTGAATGCAAGATGCTATTATCAAATCAAAAAGTCATTTTTCCCACTTTTGGTAAATCCCCTAAAAAGAGCAAAACTAACAGGATCCGACGGATGAGTACGGCTAACCTGTGGCTTAGACCTCCATCACTGACCAGTGGTAGCACAGTCAGTTCAGCCCCTCATTAAAAGCACATTACCAAGCCACACAGTTACTCTAGCTGCTGTTTTTctagctgctgtttttcttcttgaaaatgaaaaccaatagttcatttattttattttttttctcagtccACATAGAGACCTTCTGGTGTAAAGATTTTCAGGCTTTAAGAGTGTTTCCAGAGGAGGTATTGAGACTATGATGCCAATAAATTTTTGATTTTGCTGTGCACTGAGACATGTGAGTGTGAGATCAAAATTTTTAGCTTTTATTCCCTGGTAGTTACATCTAGATGTGTTAAACAACATAGAAGATATGACTTACCAGTCCGAAAACATTTTTTCCCACCAATTAAATTGTTGAGGAGgaatttctttctttaataTGTAGCATATCAGTATCCTGGCATCAGGATTTTCTTTGTATAAAGACTGCAGACTGTGACCTTGCTAGTAACTGGTTGAACCCCATTTTCCTTCAGAACTGCCGTAATTGGTGCTGGAAACGTTGCTCAGAgactttggtccatattgacatgacaacATCGCAAAGTTACTGCAGATTTTCCGGCATCACATCCATGGTGTGAATGATTTACTCCACCACAtctcaaaggtgctctattggactgagatctggtcaTATGAATCTAACAGAGCATGACTATGAGTACAGTGAAGTCATCTTCACCCCTTTCTGATGATTCCTAAAATTTCAGCACGTGGTCTTGATCATGTCTACATGCTTAAATGCATTTGGccgctgccatgtgattggctgatgtgTGTTAATGAGCATTTGAGCAGGTAGAAAGTGGCCTTTGAGTACACATGTATGCTGCTGTTTTGGTCTGCAGTGGAGTCCATCACCGACGTTTACACAGTGAGCCAGCTGATCCAGAAGGCCCGAGAGAATCCTGAGGCTTTATTTGGCATCACATATAGTTTCATCTCCAAGCTCGACCTCGACTCATCTGTTTCAAAAGTCATCAAGACACGGTGGTAAATTCACACATTGTTTACTACCTATAACCATGACAGCCACTTCCTTGAACAAGAACATAGATCAGCTCTTTGCTTTGTCTTTGCTTCAGCTCTAAATGCAAATTCCTGGTGACTGAGGACTTgaacagctgcaccaaccagTTATGTCCAGGAAAGGATCAGATTGTTTCAGCTACTACAGGCTTTGATCTCCTGGTGGACTTCACAGACCACACCGGCACTCTGCACGCCTGCAGCCTCAGGAGTCCAGTGGCAGAAAAGGCTCTGGGATGCACAGTAAGTATCAGTTCATAGAAAGACGATTCTCCACTCTCAGTTCTAAACCTTGTGCTCCTATATCTGTGCTGTTATGTATGGC
Encoded proteins:
- the meiob gene encoding meiosis-specific with OB domain-containing protein; this translates as MAAHTYIAISELHPNISHSKVAGIIIGKTDVKSFPDRKNIGMDRFTFGFTVKDSPDFFINVSAWGNDAYVNGLASSISIGDCVTIENPLVATKDLEKGDRFCPATPSHYRLLVTEAHSQVCLCADMDTIDRLLSLIHLPVKDSRDFYSLGDIVANGQKLDGSVINILAAVKSIGDTKQFTTSDGRRGQRLEVRLFDDSVSSFPLVCWDREAIQLMQPLIPRETVLFIADAKISFDSFRSGMVATVNSKSIITVNPDTREASLLFSYAKEVSESGALDQDDMPEDVPVESITDVYTVSQLIQKARENPEALFGITYSFISKLDLDSSVSKVIKTRCSKCKFLVTEDLNSCTNQLCPGKDQIVSATTGFDLLVDFTDHTGTLHACSLRSPVAEKALGCTTEEFISLTDGERTAMKWKFLLERCKIYVKIIPSPKMKSGIRGMILDCSLADAGEVKQHMSALLQQRL